One region of Enterobacter ludwigii genomic DNA includes:
- a CDS encoding AEC family transporter, with protein sequence MPSLLLQSLFPLVFIMLLGWLSGKLGYSRREDANVMATVVIRFALPFHLFIGALHTDPSKIKNLTFMAVLVVGLMGSYLLTLFISRFVFRHDIKTSAIQSLVCAFPDMAYFGAPVLAVLIGPEGFIGVLIGNIITSVIMIPLTIVLIRMGDKNSHDGLESLHPGAMVIQNLIKAARNPIVWIPVSGVLLSLAGVQIPSILSMPIEMVGKVSGGLSLFALGLLFYGERPKLNVQTFTNISIKNLIQPAIMAVAGIAFGLSHTLLQQVVIIGATPSAIAAGMFAIRSDTYIDTASSSILIGTAVGVLTEGIMIYLIS encoded by the coding sequence ATGCCTTCATTACTATTACAGTCGCTGTTTCCGCTCGTCTTTATAATGCTGCTTGGGTGGTTAAGCGGGAAACTCGGGTATTCCCGACGTGAAGATGCAAACGTTATGGCGACAGTGGTGATTCGTTTTGCACTTCCCTTTCATCTTTTTATTGGCGCATTGCATACCGACCCGAGCAAAATTAAGAACCTGACGTTTATGGCGGTCCTGGTTGTCGGTTTAATGGGTTCGTATTTATTGACATTATTTATTTCACGTTTTGTTTTTCGTCACGATATAAAAACCAGTGCCATTCAGTCTCTGGTTTGTGCCTTTCCGGATATGGCCTACTTTGGGGCACCCGTGCTTGCTGTGTTGATTGGGCCAGAAGGATTCATTGGCGTACTGATCGGCAATATCATCACCAGCGTTATCATGATCCCGTTGACTATCGTCCTGATTCGTATGGGAGATAAGAACAGTCATGATGGTCTGGAATCGCTGCATCCTGGAGCGATGGTGATACAAAACCTCATCAAAGCGGCACGTAATCCTATCGTCTGGATACCCGTTTCCGGTGTATTGCTCAGCCTGGCTGGCGTACAGATCCCGTCAATTCTCAGTATGCCCATTGAGATGGTTGGCAAAGTCTCCGGTGGACTGTCGCTGTTTGCTCTCGGCCTGTTATTTTACGGTGAACGTCCAAAATTGAATGTGCAGACATTTACCAATATCAGTATTAAAAACCTCATTCAACCCGCCATCATGGCCGTAGCCGGTATCGCATTTGGTCTTAGCCATACCTTACTCCAGCAGGTTGTTATTATTGGTGCGACGCCTTCCGCTATCGCCGCAGGTATGTTTGCCATACGCAGCGACACCTATATTGATACTGCCTCATCCTCCATATTAATTGGCACTGCCGTCGGCGTACTGACTGAAGGCATTATGATCTATTTAATCTCTTAA
- a CDS encoding NAD-dependent malic enzyme translates to MSRKEVLYTPYNGAVLLENPLLNKGLAFIKEERDNFNLHGLLPHNVETIEEQTERAWVQFCHFKSDISRHVYLRNIQDTNETLFYNLLRSHLKETLPIIYTPTVGEACEHFSTIYRRARGLFISWPNRHRIDEMLQSFSRNDIRVIVVTDGERILGLGDQGIGGMGIPIGKLSLYTACGGIHPASTLPIMLDVGTNNQQHLDDPMYMGWRHPRISDDQYAEFMDMFVSTVKARWPNVLLQFEDFAQKNATKLLQRYRDQLCCFNDDIQGTAAVTAGTLIAAAHAAGTRIRDQRVVFLGSGSAGCGIAEKIVALMVDDGLTESEARSRIFMVDRFGLLTDDMTNLLDFQKNLLTARDAISHWQVEANNISLLEVVKNAHPTVMIGVSGQPGLFSEEIVKEMHRHCPRPIIMPLSNPTSRAEAQPQDLIAWTQGAALVATGSPFAPVFWQNEQYDIAQCNNAYIFPGLGLGILASNARRVTEEMLMAASRSLAAQSPLVTTEKGGLLPPVDRIETVSRQIALAVARAAIDQGVAPSIDNEILLARIEQTWWQADYAPYRRSAL, encoded by the coding sequence ATGTCTCGCAAAGAAGTTCTGTACACTCCCTATAACGGGGCCGTATTGCTGGAAAACCCATTATTAAATAAAGGTCTCGCGTTCATAAAAGAAGAACGTGATAATTTCAACCTGCATGGTTTATTGCCTCACAACGTTGAAACCATTGAAGAGCAGACGGAACGCGCGTGGGTACAATTCTGTCATTTTAAAAGCGATATTTCCCGTCATGTGTATCTGCGTAATATTCAGGATACCAATGAGACCCTGTTTTACAATCTCTTACGCTCGCACCTGAAAGAGACATTGCCAATTATCTATACTCCGACGGTAGGTGAAGCCTGCGAGCATTTCTCCACCATTTACCGTCGGGCACGCGGGTTGTTTATTTCATGGCCAAACCGCCATCGTATTGATGAGATGCTGCAAAGTTTCTCGCGCAACGATATTCGAGTGATTGTAGTGACTGACGGGGAACGTATTCTGGGGCTTGGCGATCAGGGTATCGGTGGAATGGGTATCCCGATTGGTAAGCTGTCGCTGTATACCGCCTGCGGGGGGATCCATCCGGCTTCCACCCTGCCCATTATGCTGGATGTCGGGACGAATAATCAGCAGCACCTGGACGACCCGATGTATATGGGCTGGCGCCATCCGCGCATCAGCGACGATCAATATGCTGAATTTATGGATATGTTTGTCAGCACCGTCAAAGCACGCTGGCCAAATGTTCTTCTGCAGTTTGAAGACTTCGCGCAGAAAAACGCCACTAAACTGCTCCAGCGATACCGCGACCAGCTGTGCTGCTTCAATGATGACATTCAGGGAACGGCAGCCGTCACCGCAGGTACGCTGATTGCGGCAGCCCATGCAGCGGGTACACGCATTCGCGATCAGCGTGTGGTCTTCCTGGGCAGCGGTTCCGCCGGATGCGGAATAGCAGAAAAAATTGTGGCCCTGATGGTTGATGACGGCCTGACAGAGTCCGAAGCCCGCAGCCGGATCTTTATGGTCGACCGCTTTGGCTTGCTGACCGACGATATGACCAACCTGCTCGACTTCCAGAAAAACCTTCTCACCGCGCGTGATGCGATTAGCCACTGGCAGGTAGAAGCCAATAATATCTCCCTGCTGGAAGTGGTAAAAAATGCACATCCGACGGTGATGATCGGCGTTTCAGGCCAGCCAGGACTCTTCAGTGAAGAAATTGTGAAAGAGATGCATCGGCACTGCCCGCGCCCTATTATCATGCCGCTCTCGAACCCGACATCACGGGCAGAGGCGCAGCCACAGGATCTTATCGCGTGGACCCAGGGTGCCGCACTGGTGGCCACCGGTAGCCCGTTTGCCCCGGTGTTCTGGCAAAACGAGCAGTACGACATCGCCCAGTGTAACAACGCCTATATTTTCCCGGGTCTGGGGCTAGGGATCCTGGCCAGCAACGCCCGCCGTGTGACGGAAGAGATGTTGATGGCGGCAAGCCGCAGCCTGGCCGCGCAGTCTCCACTGGTTACCACCGAGAAAGGGGGCTTGTTGCCGCCGGTCGATCGCATTGAAACGGTGTCACGCCAGATTGCCCTCGCCGTTGCCCGTGCGGCGATTGATCAGGGCGTCGCCCCGTCGATAGACAACGAAATCTTGCTGGCGCGCATCGAGCAGACCTGGTGGCAAGCAGATTACGCACCTTATCGCAGGTCTGCCCTGTAG
- a CDS encoding LpxL/LpxP family Kdo(2)-lipid IV(A) lauroyl/palmitoleoyl acyltransferasee, protein MTKLPRFSFAFLHPRYWLSWAGIAALWLIMLLPYPLLFRIGHGLGRLAMRLLPRRVEIARRNLELCFPEMKKAERESLLQRNFESVGMGVIETGMAWFWPAWRVKKCFTVRGYEHMEMARAKGNGVVLVGMHFLTLELGARIFGMLNPGIGVYRPNNNALLDWLQTRGRLRSNKSMLDRHDLKGMIRSLKQNEILWYAPDHDYGKTNSVFVPFFAVPDAATTAGSYMLVKSAKPAVIPFVPRRRVDGSGYELIILEDISEALQGGDKESVATQMNRAIEQAVRMAPEQYMWLHRRFKTRPEGVPDRYARAKDVTSSVNILSAEEISERSGIQH, encoded by the coding sequence ATGACAAAATTACCCCGTTTTTCATTCGCCTTTCTTCATCCCCGTTACTGGCTAAGCTGGGCAGGCATTGCCGCGCTGTGGCTTATCATGCTGCTCCCTTATCCGCTTCTGTTCAGAATTGGTCATGGTCTTGGTCGACTGGCGATGCGCTTGCTTCCCCGCCGCGTCGAAATTGCCCGCCGCAACCTTGAGCTTTGTTTCCCGGAGATGAAAAAGGCGGAGCGAGAGTCATTGCTGCAGCGTAATTTTGAATCGGTAGGAATGGGGGTGATTGAAACCGGAATGGCATGGTTCTGGCCTGCGTGGCGGGTTAAGAAATGCTTTACCGTTAGGGGCTATGAGCACATGGAAATGGCGCGGGCGAAAGGTAATGGCGTGGTGCTGGTGGGAATGCATTTTCTCACACTTGAGCTGGGCGCGCGGATATTTGGCATGCTCAACCCCGGTATTGGCGTATATCGTCCTAATAATAATGCCCTGCTGGACTGGCTACAGACGCGAGGGCGTCTGCGTTCCAATAAATCTATGCTCGATCGTCATGATTTAAAAGGCATGATCCGCTCGCTGAAGCAGAATGAAATTTTGTGGTATGCCCCGGATCATGACTATGGCAAAACCAATAGCGTCTTTGTGCCGTTCTTTGCGGTTCCGGATGCCGCGACGACCGCTGGAAGCTATATGCTGGTCAAAAGCGCTAAGCCCGCCGTCATTCCCTTTGTGCCGCGACGCAGGGTGGATGGCAGCGGTTATGAACTGATTATTCTGGAGGATATCAGCGAGGCGTTGCAGGGGGGAGATAAAGAATCTGTTGCGACGCAAATGAACAGAGCGATCGAACAAGCGGTACGCATGGCACCAGAACAGTATATGTGGCTGCACCGGCGCTTCAAAACCCGCCCGGAGGGGGTGCCGGACCGATATGCGCGTGCAAAAGACGTGACGTCCTCCGTTAATATCTTATCCGCTGAAGAGATTTCTGAGCGGTCTGGCATACAGCACTGA
- the pptA gene encoding tautomerase PptA codes for MPHVDIKCFPRDLNDEQKTALAADIADVIIRHFNSKDSSVSVALNQVAPEDWKAQVWDTEIGPKLDELIKKPGYSM; via the coding sequence ATGCCACATGTAGATATCAAATGTTTTCCCCGCGATTTGAACGACGAACAAAAAACTGCGCTGGCGGCGGATATTGCCGACGTCATCATTCGCCATTTCAACAGCAAAGACAGTTCCGTGTCGGTTGCGCTGAACCAGGTAGCGCCGGAAGACTGGAAAGCCCAGGTCTGGGATACCGAGATAGGTCCGAAGCTGGATGAGCTGATTAAGAAGCCAGGGTATTCGATGTAA
- a CDS encoding glutathione S-transferase family protein, which yields MIKLYGVPGWGSAISEVMLTLADIPYQFINVDGFDQPGPQRELLHKLNPLCQVPTLELENGTIMTETAAIALMVLDKCPELAPPPEQAERQQFQRLLIWFVANVYPTFTYADYPERWAPDAPEQLQKNCIEYRKSLYQWFDGQLKASPYALGERLTLLDVYIVVTRTWGPRHEWFAANTPKITAIADTVTQLPKLHKVLKANNII from the coding sequence ATGATTAAACTCTATGGCGTACCCGGCTGGGGCTCGGCAATCAGTGAAGTGATGCTAACCCTGGCTGATATCCCTTATCAATTTATCAACGTGGACGGGTTTGACCAGCCCGGTCCGCAGCGTGAGCTGTTGCACAAGCTGAACCCGCTGTGCCAGGTGCCCACGCTGGAGCTGGAAAATGGGACCATCATGACAGAAACCGCGGCGATTGCTCTGATGGTACTCGATAAATGTCCCGAGCTTGCTCCACCTCCAGAACAGGCCGAACGCCAGCAGTTTCAGCGTTTACTGATCTGGTTTGTCGCCAATGTTTACCCCACCTTCACGTATGCCGATTACCCCGAGCGCTGGGCGCCAGATGCGCCGGAGCAGCTGCAGAAAAATTGCATTGAGTACCGTAAATCGCTCTATCAGTGGTTCGACGGTCAACTCAAGGCGAGCCCTTATGCGCTGGGTGAACGCCTGACGCTGCTTGATGTGTATATTGTGGTCACGCGCACCTGGGGGCCTCGTCATGAATGGTTTGCCGCGAATACCCCGAAGATAACAGCGATTGCGGACACGGTTACTCAGCTTCCGAAACTGCACAAGGTGTTAAAGGCAAACAATATTATCTGA
- a CDS encoding ABC transporter substrate-binding protein — protein sequence MKYGLLVGLIFSAASHASLDLTANERPLPVTVDPQAVAKIPADYTFVEPGTLTVAISALNSPPLALLASDNRTRIGSDPDIARLLAGSLGLKLKLVPTAWEDWPLGITSGRYDVALVNIAVTEQRKEKFDFATYRVDSLAFSVKSTSEIQSIKSAEDLAGKKVIVGSGTNQERILLGWNEENKKAGREPALPVYLTDDASGNLYIQSGRADVFFGPQSVSAYKAALTGKTRVVGLGPKKAWVATTTKKGNQLVYALQAALDGAIKRGDYQKVLARWGEQGEAVERSEVNPPGITY from the coding sequence ATGAAATATGGACTTCTGGTGGGGCTGATCTTTTCGGCTGCCAGCCACGCCAGCTTAGATTTAACAGCAAACGAGCGACCTCTGCCGGTAACGGTCGATCCCCAGGCGGTGGCAAAGATACCTGCGGATTATACGTTCGTTGAACCGGGAACACTGACGGTGGCCATTTCGGCGCTGAACTCTCCGCCGCTGGCGCTGCTTGCCAGCGATAATCGAACGCGGATTGGCAGCGATCCGGATATTGCTCGTCTGCTGGCGGGCAGTCTGGGGCTAAAACTGAAGCTGGTCCCCACGGCGTGGGAAGACTGGCCGCTGGGGATCACCTCCGGGCGCTATGATGTGGCGCTGGTGAATATTGCGGTAACCGAGCAGCGGAAAGAGAAATTTGATTTTGCGACCTATCGCGTCGATTCACTGGCCTTTTCGGTGAAATCCACGAGCGAGATTCAGTCAATCAAAAGTGCGGAAGATCTGGCAGGGAAAAAGGTGATCGTTGGCTCTGGCACGAATCAGGAACGTATTCTGCTGGGCTGGAACGAAGAGAACAAAAAGGCAGGGCGTGAACCTGCGCTACCGGTCTATCTGACCGACGATGCCTCGGGCAATCTCTATATTCAGTCCGGCAGGGCAGATGTCTTTTTTGGGCCGCAGTCGGTGTCGGCGTATAAAGCTGCACTGACCGGCAAAACCCGCGTGGTCGGTTTAGGGCCGAAAAAAGCCTGGGTCGCCACCACGACCAAAAAAGGGAATCAGCTGGTTTATGCTCTGCAAGCCGCACTGGACGGGGCAATTAAGCGGGGAGATTACCAGAAGGTGCTGGCGCGCTGGGGAGAGCAGGGCGAAGCAGTGGAGCGCTCCGAGGTCAACCCCCCTGGGATAACCTACTAA
- a CDS encoding amino acid ABC transporter ATP-binding protein, whose amino-acid sequence MQASPEGHISITGVSKFFGRHKALDNVTLEIPPGSVTVILGPSGSGKSTLLRTINHLERVDEGFIQIDGDYIGYRRQGDKLYELKEKEILKQRVNVGYVFQNFNLFPHLTVLENLIEAPVAHKKLSKKEAVEHAWSLLDVVGLRDKADAWSRHLSGGQQQRIAIARALALRPRVMLFDEPTSALDPELVGEVLDVIKKLARSGTTLVVVTHEIGFAREVADQVVFMVDGKIVEQGSSDEVLNRPSHPRTRQFLSKVL is encoded by the coding sequence ATGCAAGCCTCTCCTGAAGGACACATTTCCATTACCGGAGTCAGTAAGTTTTTTGGCCGCCACAAAGCGCTCGACAACGTCACGCTTGAGATCCCTCCGGGATCGGTCACGGTGATCCTCGGGCCGTCCGGCTCGGGTAAATCGACCCTTTTACGCACCATTAACCATCTGGAGCGAGTCGACGAGGGTTTTATCCAGATCGACGGGGATTACATTGGCTACCGCCGTCAGGGAGACAAACTCTACGAGCTGAAGGAGAAAGAGATCCTCAAACAGCGTGTCAACGTGGGCTACGTGTTCCAGAACTTCAATCTCTTTCCGCATCTCACGGTGCTGGAAAATTTAATTGAGGCACCTGTCGCGCATAAGAAACTCAGCAAAAAAGAGGCGGTAGAGCACGCCTGGAGCCTGCTTGACGTCGTGGGTTTACGCGATAAAGCGGATGCCTGGTCGCGTCACCTCTCCGGCGGTCAGCAGCAGCGCATTGCCATTGCTCGTGCACTGGCGTTACGTCCTCGCGTGATGCTGTTTGATGAACCCACCTCGGCTCTCGACCCGGAGCTGGTGGGCGAAGTACTGGACGTGATCAAAAAACTGGCCCGATCCGGCACTACGCTGGTGGTGGTGACCCACGAGATTGGTTTTGCCCGGGAAGTGGCGGATCAGGTGGTGTTTATGGTCGACGGTAAAATTGTGGAGCAGGGCAGCAGTGACGAGGTTTTAAACCGTCCGTCGCACCCGCGAACGCGCCAGTTTCTGTCAAAAGTGCTGTAA
- a CDS encoding amino acid ABC transporter permease, translating into MSNVETIKVVPARYPLRAVGAAVALFVLAGVIQSVAFNPRWEWAVFARWFFDPVILEGVGQTLLLTLIGTALSVVIGGMLALARLSSSWLLSSLAWGYIWLFRSLPLIVVLIILYNFSYLYDTLSLGVPFTGITWGSFETINVLGQFSTAVVGLTLVQSAYTAEIIRGGFLGVDHGQYEAAAALGLPAWRRTVRIILPQALRTILPSGFNEIISLAKGTAMVYVLAMPELFYTIQMIYNRTQEVIPLLMVGAAWYLVITTVLSAIQHVVERGLARSERRSAVNQNRAASRTRSVTTSPAQEPIHASLS; encoded by the coding sequence ATGAGCAACGTTGAAACCATTAAGGTGGTCCCGGCGCGTTATCCGCTGCGGGCCGTTGGTGCCGCGGTAGCGCTGTTTGTGCTGGCGGGCGTGATTCAGTCCGTAGCCTTTAACCCGCGCTGGGAGTGGGCAGTGTTCGCCCGCTGGTTCTTTGACCCGGTGATCCTTGAAGGTGTAGGGCAAACGCTTCTGCTGACGCTGATCGGCACCGCGCTGAGCGTGGTGATTGGCGGCATGCTGGCCCTGGCGAGACTTTCTTCATCCTGGCTGTTGAGCAGCCTGGCGTGGGGTTACATCTGGCTGTTTCGATCGTTACCGCTGATCGTGGTGCTGATCATCCTGTACAACTTTTCCTATCTCTACGACACACTCTCGCTCGGCGTGCCGTTCACCGGCATCACCTGGGGCAGCTTTGAAACCATCAACGTGCTGGGGCAGTTTTCCACTGCGGTAGTGGGGTTAACCCTCGTTCAGAGCGCCTATACCGCAGAGATTATTCGCGGCGGATTTCTCGGCGTTGACCACGGGCAATATGAAGCTGCCGCTGCGCTTGGTCTGCCTGCATGGCGACGCACGGTGCGCATCATTTTGCCCCAGGCACTGCGCACCATTCTGCCGTCGGGATTCAATGAAATCATCAGTCTCGCCAAAGGTACGGCGATGGTTTATGTCCTGGCGATGCCGGAACTGTTTTATACCATTCAGATGATCTACAACCGTACGCAGGAGGTGATCCCTCTGCTGATGGTGGGGGCTGCCTGGTATCTGGTGATTACCACCGTTTTGTCCGCTATACAGCATGTCGTTGAGCGCGGTCTTGCCCGCAGCGAACGCCGTTCTGCCGTTAATCAGAACCGTGCGGCCAGCCGTACCCGGTCTGTTACCACCTCGCCAGCACAGGAGCCCATCCATGCAAGCCTCTCCTGA